The Bombus huntii isolate Logan2020A chromosome 11, iyBomHunt1.1, whole genome shotgun sequence genome includes a window with the following:
- the LOC126870986 gene encoding organic cation transporter protein-like isoform X1, whose amino-acid sequence MKNTQTNSYAEVNGKQVSNGKEEIVDIGDEVDAVQEAIGNLGRWQIYVCLAISLVKFPIAWHQLAIVFMAPHQNFNCTSPAHTETSNQCVVNVNGTLAECTEWEYDRSTFTETIISQWNLVCSRTHYANIQQSILMFGVLLGNIIFGNIADRYGRKMPLMIAVVLQLVSGIGCAVVPWFPALLLMKLLSALATGGTMVTSYVICMEIVGTQWRAAITVLYQIPFSLGHMSLAGFAFLFRHWQHLQIAITLPSIILLSYWWVVPESPRWLLAFGKQRAACRILQKGANINQIKNKDIPDMVRKHCLQQNSKRSHLDYKASFLDLFRTPNMRIKSLSIFFNWIVCGMGLFGMSQYIGQVGGNIFINFTISGAIQIPGNFVAWWAMNKLGRRITLICSNSIAGVAALLLIIVSDDIAWLRLILVCSAIVGMSVSFTTAYLFSGELFPTVIRNIGVGTSSMCARIGSISAPFIVSLDHLQTWLPPACFGILPLIGAALCFLLPETVGCTLPETLEDGENFGKKPHKIKKNPKDIEAEAAL is encoded by the exons ATGAAGAATACGCAAACCAACAGTTATG CGGAAGTGAATGGCAAGCAAGTCTCGAATGGTAAAGAAGAGATTGTCGACATTGGTGATGAGGTCGATGCCGTGCAAGAAGCTATCGGAAATCTTGGCAGATGGCAAATATACGTTTGTCTGGCAATTTCTCTGGTCAAGTTCCCGATCGCTTGGCATCAGCTCGCGATCGTCTTCATGGCGCCACATCAAAATTTCAACTGCACCTCGCCAGCACACACGGAAACGTCTAATCAATGCGTAGTCAATGTCAATGGTACGTTGGCAGAGTGCACAGAATGGGAGTACGACAGGAGCACGTTCACTGAGACAATAATATCGCAG TGGAATTTGGTATGCAGTCGAACGCATTACGCTAATATCCAGCAATCTATTTTGATGTTTGGCGTACTTTTGGGCAATATCATATTTGGCAATATAGCAGATAG GTACGGTAGAAAAATGCCGCTGATGATAGCAGTAGTTCTTCAATTAGTTTCCGGTATCGGATGTGCTGTCGTGCCATGGTTTCCAGCACTGTTATTAATGAAATTGCTTAGTGCTTTAGCTACTGGAGGTACCATGGTTACCAGTTACGTCATTT gTATGGAGATTGTTGGAACACAATGGCGCGCAGCCATCACAGTACTGTATCAAATTCCATTTAGTTTGGGTCATATGTCACTAGCCGGatttgcatttttatttcgtCACTGGCAACATCTTCAAATCGCCATCACATTACCCTCTATCATTCTCTTAAGTTATTGGTGGGTCGTACCTGAATCTCCTAGATGGTTGCTTGCCTTTGGAAAGCAACGAGCAGCTTGTAGGATTTTACAGAAGGGTGCCAATATTAACCAAATTAAAAACAAGGACATTCCAGACATGGTCAGAAAACACTGTTTGCAGCAg AATTCCAAACGATCACATTTGGATTATAAAGCATCGTTCTTGGACCTGTTTCGCACGCCCAACATGAGGATAAAATCGCTGTCGATTTTCTTCAATTGGATCGTTTGCGGGATGGGGTTGTTTGGAATGTCTCAATATATAGGACAAGTCGGTggaaatatattcataaatttcACTATTTCTGGCGCCATACAGATACCTGGGAATTTCGTTGCTTGGTGGGCAATGAACAAACTTGGTAGAAGGATCACCTTAATTTGTAGTAACTCGATCGCTGGCGTTGCGGCTCTTTTGCTCATCATTGTCTCAGATG ATATCGCGTGGCTTCGATTAATTCTAGTCTGCTCGGCCATCGTTGGCATGTCTGTCTCTTTCACCACTGCTTATCTATTTTCCGGTGAATTATTCCCTACGGTCATTAGGAACATCGGTGTGGGTACCAGCAGTATGTGCGCCAGGATAGGCTCTATTTCAGCACCCTTCATAGTATCTTTG GATCACCTTCAAACTTGGCTTCCACCAGCTTGTTTCGGGATCCTTCCACTCATCGGTGCCGCCCTTTGCTTTTTATTGCCAGAAACAGTTGGATGTACACTGCCAGAGACGCTCGAAGACGGCGAAAATTTTGGGAA GAAACCCcataaaataaagaagaatccAAAAGATATTGAAGCAGAAGCGGCACTTTGA
- the LOC126870986 gene encoding organic cation transporter protein-like isoform X2, with product MNLFTEVNGKQVSNGKEEIVDIGDEVDAVQEAIGNLGRWQIYVCLAISLVKFPIAWHQLAIVFMAPHQNFNCTSPAHTETSNQCVVNVNGTLAECTEWEYDRSTFTETIISQWNLVCSRTHYANIQQSILMFGVLLGNIIFGNIADRYGRKMPLMIAVVLQLVSGIGCAVVPWFPALLLMKLLSALATGGTMVTSYVICMEIVGTQWRAAITVLYQIPFSLGHMSLAGFAFLFRHWQHLQIAITLPSIILLSYWWVVPESPRWLLAFGKQRAACRILQKGANINQIKNKDIPDMVRKHCLQQNSKRSHLDYKASFLDLFRTPNMRIKSLSIFFNWIVCGMGLFGMSQYIGQVGGNIFINFTISGAIQIPGNFVAWWAMNKLGRRITLICSNSIAGVAALLLIIVSDDIAWLRLILVCSAIVGMSVSFTTAYLFSGELFPTVIRNIGVGTSSMCARIGSISAPFIVSLDHLQTWLPPACFGILPLIGAALCFLLPETVGCTLPETLEDGENFGKKPHKIKKNPKDIEAEAAL from the exons ATGAATCTATTCA CGGAAGTGAATGGCAAGCAAGTCTCGAATGGTAAAGAAGAGATTGTCGACATTGGTGATGAGGTCGATGCCGTGCAAGAAGCTATCGGAAATCTTGGCAGATGGCAAATATACGTTTGTCTGGCAATTTCTCTGGTCAAGTTCCCGATCGCTTGGCATCAGCTCGCGATCGTCTTCATGGCGCCACATCAAAATTTCAACTGCACCTCGCCAGCACACACGGAAACGTCTAATCAATGCGTAGTCAATGTCAATGGTACGTTGGCAGAGTGCACAGAATGGGAGTACGACAGGAGCACGTTCACTGAGACAATAATATCGCAG TGGAATTTGGTATGCAGTCGAACGCATTACGCTAATATCCAGCAATCTATTTTGATGTTTGGCGTACTTTTGGGCAATATCATATTTGGCAATATAGCAGATAG GTACGGTAGAAAAATGCCGCTGATGATAGCAGTAGTTCTTCAATTAGTTTCCGGTATCGGATGTGCTGTCGTGCCATGGTTTCCAGCACTGTTATTAATGAAATTGCTTAGTGCTTTAGCTACTGGAGGTACCATGGTTACCAGTTACGTCATTT gTATGGAGATTGTTGGAACACAATGGCGCGCAGCCATCACAGTACTGTATCAAATTCCATTTAGTTTGGGTCATATGTCACTAGCCGGatttgcatttttatttcgtCACTGGCAACATCTTCAAATCGCCATCACATTACCCTCTATCATTCTCTTAAGTTATTGGTGGGTCGTACCTGAATCTCCTAGATGGTTGCTTGCCTTTGGAAAGCAACGAGCAGCTTGTAGGATTTTACAGAAGGGTGCCAATATTAACCAAATTAAAAACAAGGACATTCCAGACATGGTCAGAAAACACTGTTTGCAGCAg AATTCCAAACGATCACATTTGGATTATAAAGCATCGTTCTTGGACCTGTTTCGCACGCCCAACATGAGGATAAAATCGCTGTCGATTTTCTTCAATTGGATCGTTTGCGGGATGGGGTTGTTTGGAATGTCTCAATATATAGGACAAGTCGGTggaaatatattcataaatttcACTATTTCTGGCGCCATACAGATACCTGGGAATTTCGTTGCTTGGTGGGCAATGAACAAACTTGGTAGAAGGATCACCTTAATTTGTAGTAACTCGATCGCTGGCGTTGCGGCTCTTTTGCTCATCATTGTCTCAGATG ATATCGCGTGGCTTCGATTAATTCTAGTCTGCTCGGCCATCGTTGGCATGTCTGTCTCTTTCACCACTGCTTATCTATTTTCCGGTGAATTATTCCCTACGGTCATTAGGAACATCGGTGTGGGTACCAGCAGTATGTGCGCCAGGATAGGCTCTATTTCAGCACCCTTCATAGTATCTTTG GATCACCTTCAAACTTGGCTTCCACCAGCTTGTTTCGGGATCCTTCCACTCATCGGTGCCGCCCTTTGCTTTTTATTGCCAGAAACAGTTGGATGTACACTGCCAGAGACGCTCGAAGACGGCGAAAATTTTGGGAA GAAACCCcataaaataaagaagaatccAAAAGATATTGAAGCAGAAGCGGCACTTTGA
- the LOC126870986 gene encoding organic cation transporter protein-like isoform X3: MAPHQNFNCTSPAHTETSNQCVVNVNGTLAECTEWEYDRSTFTETIISQWNLVCSRTHYANIQQSILMFGVLLGNIIFGNIADRYGRKMPLMIAVVLQLVSGIGCAVVPWFPALLLMKLLSALATGGTMVTSYVICMEIVGTQWRAAITVLYQIPFSLGHMSLAGFAFLFRHWQHLQIAITLPSIILLSYWWVVPESPRWLLAFGKQRAACRILQKGANINQIKNKDIPDMVRKHCLQQNSKRSHLDYKASFLDLFRTPNMRIKSLSIFFNWIVCGMGLFGMSQYIGQVGGNIFINFTISGAIQIPGNFVAWWAMNKLGRRITLICSNSIAGVAALLLIIVSDDIAWLRLILVCSAIVGMSVSFTTAYLFSGELFPTVIRNIGVGTSSMCARIGSISAPFIVSLDHLQTWLPPACFGILPLIGAALCFLLPETVGCTLPETLEDGENFGKKPHKIKKNPKDIEAEAAL; encoded by the exons ATGGCGCCACATCAAAATTTCAACTGCACCTCGCCAGCACACACGGAAACGTCTAATCAATGCGTAGTCAATGTCAATGGTACGTTGGCAGAGTGCACAGAATGGGAGTACGACAGGAGCACGTTCACTGAGACAATAATATCGCAG TGGAATTTGGTATGCAGTCGAACGCATTACGCTAATATCCAGCAATCTATTTTGATGTTTGGCGTACTTTTGGGCAATATCATATTTGGCAATATAGCAGATAG GTACGGTAGAAAAATGCCGCTGATGATAGCAGTAGTTCTTCAATTAGTTTCCGGTATCGGATGTGCTGTCGTGCCATGGTTTCCAGCACTGTTATTAATGAAATTGCTTAGTGCTTTAGCTACTGGAGGTACCATGGTTACCAGTTACGTCATTT gTATGGAGATTGTTGGAACACAATGGCGCGCAGCCATCACAGTACTGTATCAAATTCCATTTAGTTTGGGTCATATGTCACTAGCCGGatttgcatttttatttcgtCACTGGCAACATCTTCAAATCGCCATCACATTACCCTCTATCATTCTCTTAAGTTATTGGTGGGTCGTACCTGAATCTCCTAGATGGTTGCTTGCCTTTGGAAAGCAACGAGCAGCTTGTAGGATTTTACAGAAGGGTGCCAATATTAACCAAATTAAAAACAAGGACATTCCAGACATGGTCAGAAAACACTGTTTGCAGCAg AATTCCAAACGATCACATTTGGATTATAAAGCATCGTTCTTGGACCTGTTTCGCACGCCCAACATGAGGATAAAATCGCTGTCGATTTTCTTCAATTGGATCGTTTGCGGGATGGGGTTGTTTGGAATGTCTCAATATATAGGACAAGTCGGTggaaatatattcataaatttcACTATTTCTGGCGCCATACAGATACCTGGGAATTTCGTTGCTTGGTGGGCAATGAACAAACTTGGTAGAAGGATCACCTTAATTTGTAGTAACTCGATCGCTGGCGTTGCGGCTCTTTTGCTCATCATTGTCTCAGATG ATATCGCGTGGCTTCGATTAATTCTAGTCTGCTCGGCCATCGTTGGCATGTCTGTCTCTTTCACCACTGCTTATCTATTTTCCGGTGAATTATTCCCTACGGTCATTAGGAACATCGGTGTGGGTACCAGCAGTATGTGCGCCAGGATAGGCTCTATTTCAGCACCCTTCATAGTATCTTTG GATCACCTTCAAACTTGGCTTCCACCAGCTTGTTTCGGGATCCTTCCACTCATCGGTGCCGCCCTTTGCTTTTTATTGCCAGAAACAGTTGGATGTACACTGCCAGAGACGCTCGAAGACGGCGAAAATTTTGGGAA GAAACCCcataaaataaagaagaatccAAAAGATATTGAAGCAGAAGCGGCACTTTGA